In the Oncorhynchus nerka isolate Pitt River linkage group LG2, Oner_Uvic_2.0, whole genome shotgun sequence genome, one interval contains:
- the LOC115138085 gene encoding inter-alpha-trypsin inhibitor heavy chain H3-like, whose amino-acid sequence MSGVWTVLLLLGCVFLPSLSHGALVISWDDSTPQGSDGATRLLKKRSTDNAEVEVYSVKVDCKVASRFAHTVITSSALNKANSSQEVFFEVDLPKTAFITNFSMEIEGQTYTGEVKEKEKAKKQYQKAVSTGQTAGLVKASGRKMEKFTVSVNIAANSNVTFILTHEELLQRKLGQYEIMTRVKPKQLVQHFEIVADIYEPQGIAFLEAYGTFISNELLPLVEKTVSDKKAHISFCPTLDQQRKCLGCEGTLIDGDFFIKYDVNRAETIGDIQIVNGYFVHFFAPSDLPRVPKNVVFVIDRSGSMHGIKMKQTKEAMLAILNDLAEDDYFGIVLFDSSISTWKESLTKATKENVSEAQQFIQGITDLGTTNINDAVMKAVDMIMKGKRDKKVPERSVSMVILMTDGMPNSGESSVPQIQENVLLAIGGNMTLFCLGFGDDVDYSFLDVMSRQNKGLARRIYEGSDATVQLQGFYEEVASPLLSEVDLRYPDNLVNSLTTSHYKQLFNGSEIVVAGRLTDYSLDNFLVEVFAHGFEEDFIVKGQASAQEWDILYPEQEYIFGDYTERLWAYLTIQELLSKRETGTAEEKGNATAQALEMSLQYSFVTPLTSMVVTKPETEEEPEGPLIADKLTEDERQKAQRFGHFVPQQMSNSWMHSRISPTNFVDGDPHFMIELPEQEDALCFNIDDRPGTIFNLVRDQLAGILVNGQTIGDKKVAPDGKVNTYFGRFGIVHQGLGVRLEVTTHDITVSQDGKQAKLFWSDTASLKGANMDLQVTKDRSLTVTLRDSVRFVVILHKVWKQHPYHQDYLGFYTLDSHLLSPSVHGLLGQFYHGVQFEVKDMRPGEVPEKPDATMLVKGQELTVTRGWQRDFRWDVKKGENIPCWFIHSNGSGLIDGNHTDYIMSGLFKTV is encoded by the exons ATGTCTGGAGTGTGGACTGTGCTGCTGCTATTGGGATGTGTCTTTCTCCCGTCTCTGTCGCATGGAGCTCTGGTTATCTCATGGGATGATTCCACACCACAG GGCTCTGATGGTGCTACACGGCTACTTAAG aaaAGAAGTACAGATAATGCGGAG gTGGAGGTGTACAGTGTAAAGGTGGACTGTAAGGTCGCTTCTCGTTTTGCTCACACGGTCATAACCTCCAGTGCTCTGAACAAGGCCAACTCCTCTCAGGAAGTGTTCTTCGAGGTGGATCTGCCCAAAACCGCCTTCATCACCAACTTCAGCAT GGAGATAGAGGGTCAGACGTACACGGGCGaggtgaaggagaaggagaaagccAAGAAGCAGTATCAGAAAGCTGTTTCCACAGGGCAGACTGCAGGACTGGTCAA GGCATCAGGGAGGAAGATGGAGAAGTTCACTGTGTCTGTGAACATCGCGGCCAATAGTAACGTCACCTTCATTTTGACCCACGAGGAGTTGCTTCAGCGTAAACTGGGCCAATACGAGATCATGACCCGGGTCAAACCCAAGCAGCTGGTTCAGCACTTTGAG ATTGTGGCAGATATCTATGAACCCCAGGGCATTGCCTTCCTGGAGGCCTATGGAACTTTCATCTCCAACGAGCTTCTCCCCCTGGTGGAGAAAACAGTCAGCGACAAAAAG GCACACATCTCATTCTGCCCAACACTGGACCAGCAGAGGAAGTGCCTGGGTTGTGAAGGCACCCTGATTGACGGGGATTTCTTCATCAAATATGACGTGAACCGAGCTGAGACCATCGGTGACATCCAA ATAGTGAATGGGTACTTTGTGCACTTCTTTGCGCCTTCGGACTTACCCCGAGTTCCAAAAAATGTGGTGTTTGTGATCGATAGGAGTGGGTCAATGCACGGTATCAAAATGAAGCAG ACAAAGGAAGCTATGCTGGCCATCCTGAATGACCTGGCTGAGGACGACTACTTCGGCATTGTCCTATTTGACTCTAGCATCTCAACATGGAAGGAATCTCTTACCAAGGCCACCAAGGAAAATGTGTCTGAAGCCCAACAATTTATCCAGGGAATAACTGATTTGGGAA CCACTAACATAAATGATGCTGTGATGAAAGCTGTGGACATGATAATGAAAGGCAAACGAGACAAGAAGGTCCCGGAGAGGAGTGTGTCTATGGTTATCTTAATGACAGATGGAATGCCCAACTCCG gaGAATCTTCTGTACCACAGATTCAGGAGAATGTCCTTCTTGCTATTGGTGGGAACATGACTCTGTTCTGTCTGGGCTTTGGGGATGATGTGGACTACTCCTTTCTGGATGTGATGTCTAGACAGAACAAGGGACTGGCCCGAAGGATCTATGAGGGCTCTGATGCCACAGTCCAGCTTCAG GGTTTCTATGAGGAAGTGGCCAGCCCCCTCCTCTCCGAGGTGGACCTGCGTTACCCTGACAACCTGGTGAACTCTCTGACTACCAGTCACTACAAGCAGCTGTTCAACGGCTCAGAGATCGTGGTAGCTGGCCGGCTCACTGACTATAGCCTGGATAACTTCCTGGTGGAGGTGTTTGCACATGGG TTTGAGGAGGACTTTATTGTCAAAGGCCAGGCCAGTGCCCAGGAGTGGGATATACTGTACCCTGAGCAGGAGTACATATTTGGGGACTACACTGAGCGTCTTTGGGCTTACCTCACCATCCAAGAACTGTTAAGCAAGAG AGAGACTGGTACTGCGGAGGAGAAGGGAAATGCCACTGCCCAGGCTCTGGAGATGTCCCTGCAGTACAGCTTCGTCACCCCCCTTACCTCCATGGTGGTCACCAAACCTGAGACTGAGGAGGAGCCAGAGGGCCCCCTCATCGCCGACAAGCTGACCGAGG ATGAAAGGCAGAAAGCCCAGAGATTTG GTCATTTTGTACCCCAGCAGATGAGCAACTCCTGGATGCACAGCAGGATCTCACCTACAAACTTTG TGGATGGAGACCCTCATTTCATGATTGAGTTGCCAGAGCAGGAGGATGCACTGTGCTTCAACATAGACGACAGGCCTGGTACCATCTTCAACCTAGTGAGAGACCAACTGGCAG GTATTTTGGTCAACGGCCAGACCATTGGGGATAAGAAAGTGGCCCCTGATGGTAAAGTGAACACCTACTTTGGTCGCTTTGGCATCGTTCACCAGGGGCTGGGGGTGAGACTGGAGGTGACCACTCATGACATCACTGTGTCCCAGGATGGCAAGCAGGCCAAGCTCTTCTGGTCAGACACCGCCTCTCTCAAGGGAGCCAA tatgGACCTGCAGGTGACCAAAGACCGCAGCTTGACTGTCACCCTCAGGGACTCGGTCCGGTTTGTGGTCATCCTACACAAGGTGTGGAAGCAGCACCCCTACCACCAGGACTATCTGGGATTCTATACCCTGGACAGCCACCTCTTATCCCCCAGCGTCCACGGCCTTCTAG GTCAGTTTTACCATGGCGTGCAGTTTGAGGTGAAAGACATGCGTCCAGGAGAGGTGCCAGAGAAACCAGATGCCACCATGCTAGTGAAGGGACAGGAGCTTACAGTGACTAG GGGCTGGCAGAGGGACTTCCGCTGGGATGTGAAGAAAGGAGAGAACATCCCCTGCTGGTTCATCCATAGCAACGGCAGCGGCCTCATCGATGGAAACCACACAGACTACATCATGTCTGGACTCTTCAAGACTGTCTGA